A genomic window from Gossypium hirsutum isolate 1008001.06 chromosome D12, Gossypium_hirsutum_v2.1, whole genome shotgun sequence includes:
- the LOC121224491 gene encoding protein NETWORKED 2B: MEEKLNEIQDLSQTVEDQNNNLQIYFTEANCSIDHISEKVDSMMPLPDDKVDEVEKSSSMEVKSSNEKETKTGIELETTTTGTVMVFTSLQGKDTEAAKEHESDATCTNGGVISHETSMASKKCEDSTARASSLTVNTIAKVGTEGDEPNSKQLLSKGIDDKEKDILMEYNLKLRNQNEDTEKKLKEAEANNQNGMFEIMSQLKELKESNAMKDELIRSLQEKLSLVKQV, encoded by the coding sequence ATGGAGGAGAAGTTGAATGAGATTCAGGATTTGAGCCAGACTGTTGAAGATCAAAACAACAATCTCCAAATATATTTCACCGAAGCAAATTGTAGTATTGATCATATTTCCGAAAAAGTTGATAGTATGATGCCATTGCCAGATGACAAGGTCGATGAAGTAGAGAAGAGCTCATCCATGGAAGTCAAATCATCAAATGAGAAGGAGACCAAAACAGGCATTGAGCTTGAAACAACAACAACAGGGACTGTCATGGTGTTTACTTCATTACAAGGGAAGGACACCGAAGCCGCAAAAGAGCATGAATCTGATGCAACTTGTACAAATGGAGGGGTTATTAGCCATGAAACTTCAATGGCTTCGAAGAAATGTGAAGACTCAACAGCGCGAGCTTCTTCACTGACAGTGAACACCATTGCCAAAGTTGGAACAGAAGGGGATGAGCCAAACTCGAAGCAGTTGTTGTCGAAAGGTATTGATGACAAAGAGAAGGATATATTGATGGAATACAATCTGAAGCTTCGAAACCAGAATGAGGATACAGAGAAGAAGCTGAAGGAAGCTGAGGCAAATAACCAAAATGGGATGTTTGAGATAATGTCGCAGCTGAAGGAACTTAAAGAGAGTAATGCCATGAAAGATGAATTAATCCGATCCTTACAAGAGAAACTAAGCTTGGTGAAGCAAGTTTAG